A genomic window from Hyalangium minutum includes:
- a CDS encoding S8 family peptidase, protein MKSWVKSRARKAASGVRTFAALVLGPALALQGCAKEEPQTPTPPSQEARAAGSLRTLRAENGAEYVPGELLVRFKRDAGLRALSAHKQAGAKVQHTFRTMPELQLVTVNESSLEDAIIAYQKDPTVEYVELNYIYRASATTPDDSVFGQQWGLNNTGQAGGVADIDINAPEAWDLTTGSASNVIAVIDSGVDYNHPDLAANLWTNPGEIPGNNLDDDNNGYVDDVHGINAITNTGNPLDDGTHGTLVAGTIVAQGNNGRGVAGVSWSSQILACKFLDASGNGTAANALKCLDYVHALKTRTSNPVNIIATNNSWGNTASSQALLDGIIQQRNDGTLFVAAAGNTTANNDTTTAYPSGYFVSNVIAVAAHDRKGNLASDTNTGRRTVHLTAPGVDVMSTVPNNGYQAASGTSMAAPHVTGVVALLEAQDPSRDWRQLKNLVLAGSVSSASATGKTLTGKRLRAADTNGQGALTCNNQLFSARVRPIADTVTVNVYDQVPLAAYHVNCGAPAGVATVTVSPGGQTFNLSDSGVYGDEAANDGLFVGAFEPTAPGTYTLTFPGGDTLTVTAVVPPQAYVKTSVPYAWRTITGTSLVLTDESVANFTSPFPIPFGGGTGQTTVRVGMNGALKLESAGAIGLTNATLPSSSHTTLVAPFWDDLYPGPTSADNVFWGVLGTAPNRELVVEWRNVHHYSTRTGSNTLSFQVVFSEGRPDILFNYKDVVVGNASYDKAAAATVGVQTNSTTATQHSYNTASLNDNTAYLFAIPVATQPPVVSAITAQPTTLNEGDTLTVDAAFSDPDGASDGPWKVEIDANYPGWFTTDVTLNTATQGTVTGTTPLLHSGNLTVAARVQDKGGTRSAVAQTQITVNDVPPALSALTPTGSMGERQPVTISTSFTDPGLDSPWLVEWDFDYDGTTFTADAVTRATTPGAISTVYAFPNDGTFTVAARVTDKDGVQSALQTVQLSIADLRPTLTGIAGNFTLVEGSHYALESNFINPGDNSRPWRVQWDFDYDGTTFDVDEEDERSTDGAILLSRFARDSGNRTFALRVVDADGSISDVKQVVMDIAEAHPVLSPIAMEVLTGGSNEPSTVQFDLSANSGAEEPSADPLRAFLWDFDGDGTYDYASISPYAVYTYRDNKAGGGAFTARVRVLDEDSYSEETISVAIANVAPVLTAPAAQTAWSGNLLALRLTATDPGADVLTFSASGAPAGLTVSADGLLLWAPSRSQGSRQGRAYTVNVTVTDDDGASDTKAVTLTAKWVDADNDGIEDSWELENGLDPTNANDAAGDRNGDGISNAAEFRNAYDGFALPAQAAVQGPLTDTLVKAPQITLTTFNVASRGDLATVKYEFQLFSGTTLATQLCSTTVDESASGRTSATIPSATGSCSSVTLADDQAYTWRVRATDGDKLQGAWSRVQTFKLSTQNDAPGLARASQPVPGAQIAVAVPVLTVDNALDVDDTQLTYTFKLATDAALTQDTVVSDPIAGGASGSTSWTVPSALKPFTTYYWRVTVKDPESAESSSEVASFTYLGRPSNREPSLPEAVEPAANGKVATLTPTLVIKAVTDADGDELLYTFEVDTSPAFTSPSRKASTALKAEADGTVRWQTEGLTEDTLYWWRARASDPYSASDWVVGSFQVNAQNNAPSAPLALNPSDAIIFTRTPTLILQKSVDPEGDAITYSFEVKSADGAVVSSGDVATTANAQNSQVSFKVTKELEPGVEYIWTARAKDAAGAVSAASADARFQVYKEPTLPEPEKDGGCSTGAGALGGLLPLLAMAMGLLRRRGNRV, encoded by the coding sequence ATGAAGAGTTGGGTCAAGTCGCGCGCTCGTAAGGCCGCGTCCGGCGTCAGAACCTTTGCAGCCCTGGTCCTCGGACCAGCCCTGGCACTGCAAGGCTGCGCGAAGGAAGAGCCTCAAACCCCCACCCCTCCCTCTCAGGAGGCCCGAGCTGCGGGCAGCCTGCGGACGCTGCGCGCCGAGAATGGCGCGGAATACGTGCCGGGCGAGCTCCTGGTCCGCTTCAAGCGCGACGCGGGCTTGAGGGCTCTGTCGGCCCACAAGCAGGCAGGCGCGAAGGTGCAGCACACCTTCCGCACGATGCCGGAGCTGCAGCTGGTCACCGTGAATGAGTCCTCCCTCGAGGACGCCATCATCGCGTACCAGAAGGACCCCACCGTCGAGTACGTGGAGCTCAACTACATCTACCGCGCCAGCGCCACCACGCCCGATGACTCTGTCTTCGGGCAGCAGTGGGGCCTGAACAACACCGGCCAGGCCGGCGGCGTGGCCGACATCGACATCAACGCCCCCGAGGCGTGGGATCTCACCACGGGCAGCGCCTCGAACGTCATCGCGGTGATCGACTCGGGCGTGGACTACAACCACCCGGATCTCGCGGCGAACCTCTGGACGAACCCCGGGGAGATTCCGGGCAACAACCTGGACGACGACAACAACGGCTACGTGGACGACGTCCACGGCATCAACGCCATCACCAACACCGGCAACCCGCTGGATGACGGCACCCACGGCACGCTCGTGGCGGGCACCATCGTGGCCCAGGGCAACAACGGCCGGGGCGTGGCGGGCGTGAGCTGGTCGTCGCAGATCCTCGCCTGCAAGTTCCTCGACGCGAGCGGCAACGGCACCGCGGCCAACGCCCTCAAGTGCTTGGACTACGTGCACGCGCTGAAGACCCGGACGAGCAACCCGGTCAACATCATCGCCACTAACAACTCGTGGGGCAACACCGCCTCCTCGCAGGCCCTGCTGGACGGCATCATCCAGCAGCGCAACGACGGCACCCTCTTCGTAGCGGCGGCGGGCAACACCACCGCGAACAACGACACCACCACTGCGTACCCGAGCGGCTACTTCGTCTCGAACGTCATCGCCGTGGCGGCGCATGACCGCAAAGGCAACCTCGCCAGCGACACGAACACGGGCCGGCGCACGGTGCACCTGACGGCGCCGGGCGTGGACGTGATGAGCACCGTCCCGAACAACGGGTACCAGGCGGCCAGCGGCACCTCCATGGCGGCCCCGCATGTGACGGGCGTCGTGGCGCTGCTCGAGGCGCAGGACCCGAGCCGCGACTGGCGCCAGCTGAAGAACCTGGTGCTGGCGGGCAGCGTGAGCTCCGCTTCGGCCACGGGCAAGACGCTGACGGGCAAGCGGCTGCGCGCCGCGGACACCAACGGCCAGGGCGCGCTCACTTGCAACAACCAGCTCTTCTCCGCCCGCGTGCGGCCCATCGCGGACACCGTCACGGTGAACGTGTACGACCAGGTCCCGCTCGCGGCCTACCACGTGAACTGCGGCGCTCCCGCGGGCGTGGCCACCGTCACCGTCTCTCCGGGCGGACAGACGTTCAACCTGTCGGACAGCGGCGTGTACGGCGACGAGGCCGCCAATGACGGCCTGTTCGTGGGCGCCTTCGAGCCGACCGCGCCCGGCACCTACACCCTTACCTTCCCGGGCGGTGACACGCTCACCGTCACCGCGGTGGTGCCGCCCCAGGCGTACGTGAAGACGTCGGTGCCCTACGCGTGGCGCACCATCACCGGCACCAGCCTGGTGCTGACGGACGAGAGCGTCGCCAACTTCACCTCGCCCTTCCCCATCCCGTTCGGCGGGGGCACGGGGCAGACGACGGTGCGCGTGGGCATGAACGGCGCCCTCAAGCTCGAGTCCGCCGGCGCCATCGGCCTCACCAACGCCACGCTGCCCTCCTCCAGCCACACGACGCTGGTGGCCCCGTTCTGGGATGACCTGTACCCGGGCCCCACGAGCGCGGACAACGTCTTCTGGGGCGTGCTGGGCACGGCGCCCAACCGCGAGCTGGTGGTGGAGTGGCGCAACGTGCACCACTACAGCACGCGCACGGGCTCCAACACGCTGAGCTTCCAGGTGGTCTTCTCCGAGGGCCGCCCGGACATCCTCTTCAACTACAAGGACGTGGTGGTCGGGAACGCCTCGTATGACAAGGCCGCGGCCGCCACCGTGGGCGTTCAGACCAACTCCACGACGGCCACGCAGCACAGCTACAACACGGCGTCGCTGAACGACAACACGGCGTACCTGTTCGCCATCCCCGTGGCCACCCAGCCGCCCGTGGTGAGCGCCATCACCGCCCAGCCCACCACCCTCAACGAGGGTGACACGCTGACGGTGGACGCCGCCTTCAGCGATCCGGACGGCGCCTCGGATGGCCCGTGGAAGGTGGAGATCGACGCGAACTACCCGGGTTGGTTCACCACGGACGTCACCCTGAACACCGCCACCCAGGGCACCGTCACCGGCACCACCCCACTCCTCCACAGCGGCAACCTGACGGTGGCCGCCCGCGTCCAGGACAAGGGCGGAACCCGCTCGGCCGTGGCGCAGACGCAGATCACCGTGAACGACGTGCCGCCCGCGCTCAGCGCCCTCACCCCCACCGGCTCCATGGGTGAGCGCCAGCCGGTGACGATCTCCACCTCCTTCACCGACCCGGGCCTGGACTCGCCGTGGCTCGTGGAGTGGGACTTCGACTACGACGGCACCACCTTCACCGCCGATGCCGTCACGCGCGCCACCACGCCGGGCGCCATCAGCACCGTCTACGCCTTCCCCAACGACGGCACCTTCACCGTGGCCGCGCGCGTCACCGACAAGGACGGCGTGCAAAGCGCCCTCCAGACGGTGCAGCTGTCCATCGCGGACCTGCGTCCCACGCTGACGGGCATCGCCGGCAACTTCACGCTGGTCGAGGGCAGCCACTACGCCCTCGAGTCGAACTTCATCAACCCGGGCGACAACTCCCGGCCGTGGCGGGTCCAGTGGGACTTCGACTACGACGGCACCACCTTCGACGTGGACGAGGAGGACGAGCGCTCGACGGACGGCGCCATCCTCCTGAGCCGCTTCGCGCGGGACTCCGGCAACCGCACCTTCGCCCTGCGCGTGGTGGATGCGGATGGCAGCATCTCCGACGTGAAGCAGGTGGTCATGGACATCGCGGAGGCCCACCCGGTCCTCAGCCCCATCGCCATGGAGGTGCTGACGGGCGGCAGCAACGAGCCGTCCACGGTTCAGTTCGACCTGTCGGCCAACAGCGGCGCCGAGGAGCCCTCCGCGGATCCGCTCCGCGCCTTCCTGTGGGACTTCGACGGTGACGGCACGTACGACTACGCGAGCATCTCGCCCTATGCCGTGTACACCTACCGCGACAACAAGGCCGGTGGCGGCGCGTTCACCGCTCGCGTGCGCGTGCTCGACGAGGACTCGTACTCCGAGGAGACGATCTCCGTCGCCATCGCCAACGTGGCGCCCGTGCTCACCGCGCCCGCCGCGCAGACTGCCTGGTCCGGCAACCTGCTGGCCCTGCGCCTGACGGCCACGGATCCCGGCGCGGACGTGCTCACCTTCTCGGCCTCGGGTGCTCCCGCCGGCCTGACGGTGTCCGCGGACGGCCTGCTGCTGTGGGCCCCGTCCCGCTCGCAGGGCAGCCGCCAGGGCCGCGCGTACACCGTCAACGTCACTGTGACGGATGACGACGGCGCCTCCGACACCAAGGCCGTCACCCTGACCGCGAAGTGGGTGGACGCCGACAACGACGGCATCGAGGACAGCTGGGAGCTGGAGAACGGCCTGGATCCCACCAACGCCAACGACGCCGCGGGCGACCGCAACGGCGACGGCATCAGCAACGCCGCCGAGTTCCGCAACGCCTACGACGGGTTCGCGCTGCCGGCGCAGGCCGCTGTCCAGGGCCCGCTCACCGACACGCTGGTGAAGGCCCCGCAGATCACCCTCACCACGTTCAACGTGGCGAGCCGGGGCGACCTGGCCACCGTGAAGTACGAGTTCCAGCTCTTCTCGGGCACCACGCTCGCGACGCAGCTGTGCTCCACCACGGTGGACGAGTCTGCCTCGGGGCGGACGTCCGCCACCATTCCGAGCGCGACGGGCTCCTGCTCCAGCGTGACGCTGGCGGACGATCAGGCCTACACGTGGCGCGTGCGCGCGACGGACGGCGACAAGCTCCAGGGTGCATGGAGCCGCGTGCAGACGTTCAAGCTCAGCACGCAGAACGATGCCCCGGGCCTGGCTCGGGCCTCGCAGCCGGTGCCGGGTGCGCAGATCGCCGTGGCCGTCCCGGTGCTCACGGTGGACAACGCCCTGGACGTGGATGACACCCAGCTCACCTACACGTTCAAGCTGGCCACGGACGCGGCCCTGACGCAGGACACCGTCGTCTCGGATCCGATCGCGGGCGGCGCCAGCGGGAGCACCTCGTGGACGGTGCCCTCCGCGCTCAAGCCGTTCACCACGTACTACTGGCGCGTGACGGTGAAGGACCCGGAGAGCGCCGAGAGCAGCAGCGAGGTGGCCTCCTTCACGTACCTGGGCCGCCCGTCCAACCGCGAGCCGAGCCTGCCCGAGGCCGTGGAGCCCGCCGCCAACGGCAAGGTGGCCACGCTCACGCCGACGCTCGTCATCAAGGCGGTGACGGATGCGGACGGCGACGAGCTGCTCTACACGTTCGAGGTGGACACCAGCCCGGCCTTCACCAGCCCGTCGCGCAAGGCCTCCACCGCCCTGAAGGCCGAGGCGGATGGCACTGTGCGCTGGCAGACCGAGGGCCTGACCGAGGACACGCTGTACTGGTGGCGCGCGCGCGCGAGCGACCCGTACAGCGCCAGCGACTGGGTGGTGGGCTCGTTCCAGGTCAACGCCCAGAACAACGCCCCGTCCGCCCCGCTGGCCCTCAACCCGTCCGACGCCATCATCTTCACCCGGACGCCCACCCTCATCCTCCAGAAGTCGGTGGACCCCGAGGGCGATGCCATCACTTACTCCTTCGAGGTGAAGTCGGCGGATGGCGCCGTGGTGAGCTCGGGTGACGTGGCCACGACGGCCAATGCCCAGAACAGCCAGGTGTCCTTCAAGGTCACCAAGGAGCTGGAGCCGGGCGTCGAGTACATCTGGACGGCTCGCGCGAAGGATGCGGCGGGCGCGGTGAGCGCGGCCTCCGCGGACGCTCGCTTCCAGGTCTACAAGGAGCCCACCCTCCCTGAGCCCGAGAAGGACGGTGGCTGCAGCACCGGCGCGGGCGCGCTGGGCGGCCTCCTGCCGCTGCTGGCGATGGCGATGGGCCTGCTCCGCCGCCGCGGCAACCGGGTGTAG
- a CDS encoding phosphatase domain-containing protein, which yields MSLLDRIDPRPPRRIYRWDLDKTYLRTDFDSFRDLVRTAFQKAHEKVAVPGASALIRELAANGDSRLCIVSGSPKQMRAVLEEKLKLDGVKWDEFVLKDNVGNLLRGRFRALRGQVGYKLPAILESRVSAPIEAEEVLFGDDAEADAFIYSLFADLIAGRVDERVLTQVLDAGGVYPDDAERVRSAWRRIPIADPVRRIFIHLDRLTPPAHFAPYGPRVVPIFNYFQAALVLLADGHLTAPQVIKIAVEMVQTAGHNIITLSNSFQDLLRRGLPLQQAALALSQALEGPNGLIQAIRPVPDIIAAFTKRLAALGTPPAPPRAQAVDYVALISHALPRTHKDRKK from the coding sequence GTGAGCCTTCTGGACCGGATCGATCCCCGGCCGCCCAGGCGGATCTACCGGTGGGATCTGGACAAGACGTACCTGCGGACGGACTTCGACTCGTTCAGGGACCTGGTGCGCACGGCGTTCCAGAAGGCCCACGAGAAGGTGGCCGTGCCGGGGGCCTCGGCGCTCATCAGGGAGCTGGCGGCCAACGGGGACTCGCGGCTGTGCATCGTCTCCGGCAGCCCCAAGCAGATGCGGGCGGTGCTGGAGGAGAAGCTCAAGCTGGACGGGGTGAAGTGGGACGAGTTTGTCCTCAAGGACAATGTGGGCAACCTGCTGCGCGGCCGCTTCCGGGCCCTGCGAGGGCAGGTGGGCTACAAGCTCCCCGCCATCCTCGAGAGCCGCGTGAGCGCTCCCATCGAGGCCGAGGAGGTCCTCTTCGGGGACGACGCGGAGGCGGACGCGTTCATCTACTCGCTCTTCGCGGACCTCATCGCCGGGCGCGTGGATGAGCGCGTGCTGACGCAGGTGCTCGACGCCGGAGGCGTTTACCCGGATGACGCCGAGCGCGTGCGCAGCGCGTGGCGCCGCATCCCCATCGCGGATCCGGTGCGCCGCATCTTCATCCACCTGGACCGGCTGACGCCTCCGGCCCACTTCGCGCCCTACGGCCCGCGCGTGGTGCCCATCTTCAACTACTTCCAGGCGGCGCTCGTGCTGCTGGCGGACGGCCACCTCACCGCGCCCCAGGTCATCAAGATCGCCGTGGAGATGGTGCAGACGGCCGGGCACAACATCATCACCCTCTCCAATTCCTTCCAGGATCTGCTGCGCCGGGGACTGCCGCTGCAGCAGGCCGCGCTCGCGCTCTCGCAAGCCCTGGAGGGCCCCAATGGGCTCATCCAGGCGATCCGCCCCGTGCCGGACATCATCGCCGCCTTCACCAAGCGGCTCGCCGCGCTGGGCACGCCCCCAGCGCCGCCGCGTGCACAGGCCGTGGACTACGTGGCCCTCATCTCCCACGCACTGCCGCGGACTCACAAAGACCGGAAGAAGTAG
- the plsX gene encoding phosphate acyltransferase PlsX produces MAGTTQELKDITIAFDVMGSDHGPEEVVRGAAQLSIEAPHIHALLVGDRELIDAALADTKHRAEQISVQHAPDFVGMDEKPGEALARKKNASVAVAAQLVADGEAQALVSAGNTGAGVLACARHFKLIPGVRRAALAAVYPTRGTRGEKQDPFSLILDVGATVEATAEDLVAFAVMGSAYARIISRNERPKVALLSNGVEPQKGPPRVVDAHAKLSSMEGIHFVGNVEGVEIPKGTVDVIVTDGFVGNVCLKMLEGVHETVMDLARYAYKEKLRWRAGLAMLSSGIQRIKDITDWEQYGGAPILGFDRIFIKAHGRSKARAITNAGKVAAKAVAHQLGTTIQEGLAK; encoded by the coding sequence ATGGCGGGGACGACTCAGGAGCTCAAGGACATCACCATTGCCTTCGACGTGATGGGGAGTGATCACGGCCCCGAGGAGGTGGTGCGCGGCGCCGCCCAGCTCTCCATCGAGGCGCCCCACATCCACGCGCTGCTCGTGGGCGACCGCGAGCTCATTGACGCGGCCCTGGCGGACACCAAGCACCGCGCCGAGCAAATCTCCGTGCAACACGCCCCGGACTTCGTGGGCATGGACGAGAAGCCCGGCGAGGCGCTGGCCCGCAAGAAGAACGCCTCGGTGGCCGTGGCCGCCCAGCTGGTGGCCGACGGAGAGGCCCAGGCCCTGGTCTCCGCGGGCAACACGGGGGCGGGCGTGCTGGCGTGCGCGCGGCACTTCAAGCTGATTCCCGGGGTGCGCCGGGCCGCGCTGGCGGCCGTGTACCCCACGCGTGGCACGCGCGGCGAGAAGCAGGATCCGTTCTCACTCATCCTCGACGTGGGCGCCACCGTGGAGGCCACGGCGGAGGATCTGGTGGCCTTCGCGGTGATGGGCTCGGCGTACGCGCGCATCATCTCCAGGAACGAGCGCCCCAAAGTGGCGCTGCTCTCCAACGGCGTGGAGCCGCAGAAGGGCCCGCCGCGCGTGGTGGATGCGCACGCGAAGCTGTCCTCCATGGAGGGCATCCACTTCGTGGGCAACGTGGAGGGCGTGGAGATTCCCAAGGGCACCGTGGACGTCATCGTCACGGACGGCTTCGTGGGCAACGTGTGCCTGAAGATGCTCGAGGGCGTCCATGAGACCGTGATGGATCTCGCCCGCTACGCCTACAAGGAGAAGCTGCGCTGGCGCGCGGGCCTGGCCATGCTCTCCAGCGGCATCCAGCGCATCAAGGACATCACCGACTGGGAGCAGTACGGCGGCGCGCCCATCCTCGGGTTCGATCGGATCTTCATCAAGGCACATGGGCGCTCGAAGGCGCGCGCCATCACCAACGCGGGGAAGGTGGCTGCCAAGGCCGTGGCGCATCAGCTGGGCACCACCATCCAGGAAGGCCTCGCGAAGTGA
- a CDS encoding MFS transporter, which translates to MEEGADRRRASLRVVFGIVTLDLIGFGILIPQLGVYGVKFGASPFTVGLLLSVYSLMQFLFAPVLGRLSDRYGRRPVLLLSLTGSMTGYLLFAFAHSLPLLFLARVIDGISGGNIATAQAYVADVTKPEERAKGMGLIGAAFGLGFVLGPALGGFLGAWGGNRAIGLFAAGLAALNLGFTFVFLAESRKPGSPATASGRRMSGALSSLRLPVVGLCLVLILLFNTAFSQMEGTFSVYLLSRFLSSGPVPLEGGTLFLSARASAEQLSQASLRTGGLFAVVGVVSALLQGGILPRLLSSSSRAEPGYQPVREGRLLVAGFTVTGLGLALLPLAPSYAWLFPVMGLLAVGSACTTPSLSALVSLHAPADRLGAVLGSYQACGSLGRILGPALGGWLFTGFGPGAPYGTAAALMGAGALVGVVLAARVRMPGASVGQSS; encoded by the coding sequence GGTATCGTCACGCTGGATCTCATCGGTTTTGGGATCCTCATCCCGCAGCTCGGGGTGTACGGAGTGAAGTTCGGCGCCTCACCGTTCACGGTGGGGCTGCTGCTCTCCGTGTACTCGCTGATGCAGTTCCTCTTCGCCCCCGTGCTGGGACGGCTGTCGGACCGGTACGGCCGGCGGCCGGTGCTGCTGCTGAGCCTCACGGGCTCGATGACGGGCTACCTGCTCTTTGCCTTCGCCCACTCACTGCCGCTGCTCTTCCTGGCGCGCGTCATTGATGGGATCAGCGGGGGCAACATCGCCACCGCGCAGGCCTATGTGGCCGATGTCACCAAGCCCGAGGAGCGCGCCAAGGGCATGGGGCTGATTGGCGCGGCGTTCGGCCTGGGCTTCGTGCTGGGCCCGGCGCTGGGCGGCTTCCTGGGCGCCTGGGGCGGTAACCGGGCCATTGGCCTGTTCGCCGCGGGACTGGCAGCGCTCAACCTGGGGTTCACCTTCGTCTTCCTGGCCGAGTCCCGCAAGCCGGGCAGCCCTGCCACGGCCTCCGGGCGCCGGATGAGCGGGGCGCTGTCCTCGCTGCGGCTGCCCGTCGTGGGCCTGTGCCTGGTGCTCATCCTCCTGTTCAACACGGCCTTCTCGCAGATGGAGGGCACCTTCTCGGTGTACCTCCTGTCGCGCTTCCTCTCCTCCGGGCCCGTGCCGCTGGAGGGCGGGACGCTGTTCCTCTCCGCCCGCGCCTCGGCCGAGCAGCTCTCCCAGGCCAGCCTGCGCACGGGTGGGCTCTTCGCCGTGGTGGGCGTGGTGTCTGCCCTCCTCCAGGGCGGGATTCTCCCCCGGCTGCTGTCGTCCAGCAGCCGTGCCGAGCCCGGGTACCAGCCGGTCCGCGAGGGGCGGCTCCTGGTGGCGGGCTTCACGGTGACGGGGCTGGGGCTGGCCCTGCTGCCGCTGGCTCCCAGCTACGCCTGGCTCTTCCCCGTCATGGGGCTGCTCGCGGTGGGCTCCGCCTGCACCACGCCCTCCCTGTCCGCCCTGGTTTCCCTCCATGCCCCGGCCGACCGGCTGGGGGCTGTGTTGGGGAGCTATCAGGCGTGCGGCTCGCTGGGGCGAATCCTCGGCCCCGCCCTGGGTGGCTGGCTCTTCACGGGCTTCGGTCCAGGGGCGCCGTACGGCACGGCGGCGGCCTTGATGGGGGCGGGGGCCCTGGTGGGAGTCGTCCTGGCGGCCCGGGTGCGAATGCCGGGCGCGAGCGTCGGGCAAAGCTCGTAA